The following coding sequences lie in one Rutidosis leptorrhynchoides isolate AG116_Rl617_1_P2 chromosome 6, CSIRO_AGI_Rlap_v1, whole genome shotgun sequence genomic window:
- the LOC139855852 gene encoding mitogen-activated protein kinase kinase kinase 17-like: MDWTRGNVLGRGSSATVYTAMSTSGDIFAVKSVDCLQTENLKKEQTFLSTLKSPYVVSYKGCDIKKENNNMMYNIFMEYMSSGSIMDLVNSRKGVGLTNMEIARYTRDIAKGLDYIHSCGVVHCDIKGRNILVHEKGAKIGDFGCAKWADQVSQICGTPMFMAPEVARGEEQSFAADIWAFGCTIIEMITGDSLWSNVNDPCSVLYRIAYSNEIPEIPSWISDQVKDFIGKCLIRDPRNRWNAKELLKHPFIQQFDENSNEIVCEKIGTNSPTSILDQDVWDSMEESSSSSSSSSLSLVMGDHEFGQSTSLRQIIKQLAGKSEKRKWAGEKGWITVREW; this comes from the coding sequence ATGGATTGGACTAGAGGCAATGTTCTTGGCCGTGGTTCATCTGCCACAGTCTACACCGCCATGTCGACCTCCGGCGACATATTTGCGGTCAAATCAGTCGACTGTTTGCAGACGGAGAATTTGAAAAAGGAACAAACTTTTTTATCTACGTTAAAAAGTCCTTATGTTGTAAGCTACAAAGGGTGTGACATTAAGAAAGAAAACAACAATATGATGTACAATATATTTATGGAATACATGTCTAGCGGTTCGATTATGGATTTAGTAAATTCTCGTAAAGGTGTTGGATTAACAAATATGGAGATTGCAAGATACACAAGAGATATTGCGAAAGGGTTGGATTACATTCACTCGTGTGGCGTAGTACATTGCGATATTAAAGGTCGTAATATTTTAGTACACGAAAAAGGTGCTAAAATTGGTGATTTTGGTTGTGCAAAATGGGCTGATCAAGTGTCACAAATTTGTGGGACGCCTATGTTTATGGCGCCGGAGGTAGCACGAGGCGAAGAACAGAGTTTTGCAGCTGATATTTGGGCATTTGGATGCACTATAATTGAAATGATCACGGGTGATTCACTTTGGTCAAATGTGAACGACCCATGTTCAGTTCTTTACAGAATTGCATATTCTAACGAGATCCCTGAAATCCCATCTTGGATTTCGGATCAAGTTAAGGACTTTATTGGTAAATGTTTAATTCGCGATCCACGAAACAGGTGGAATGCGAAAGAGCTGCTTAAACATCCGTTTATTCAACAATTCGACGAAAATTCAAATGAAATTGTTTGTGAAAAAATTGGTACAAATTCACCTACGAGTATACTCGATCAAGACGTTTGGGATTCAATGGAAGAATCGTCATCATCGTCGTCGTCATCATCGTTGTCGTTGGTGATGGGTGATCATGAATTTGGTCAATCGACTTCGTTGAGGCAAATAATCAAACAGTTGGCGGGCAAGTCAGAAAAGAGAAAATGGGCGGGTGAAAAAGGGTGGATCACTGTCAGGGAGTGGTGA